A stretch of Telopea speciosissima isolate NSW1024214 ecotype Mountain lineage chromosome 11, Tspe_v1, whole genome shotgun sequence DNA encodes these proteins:
- the LOC122645020 gene encoding disease resistance protein RUN1-like: protein MTYGVASSFSSSSRQWKYDVFLSFCGQDTRTHFIDYLFNWLHRDGIHTFRDDKKLNRGENISSELMEAIEGSRIAIIVFSKNYASSTWHQRNTYEKAFKEHEESFKNEMEKVNRWRVALKEAVDLSGWDQEKIANGHEAELIKEIGEEVLAIVKPKYLEVEEHPIALKSHINCIVVSFLLMLERAQNTKGLTFLQEQLLSGVLKRNEERRIYHEDEGIIIIKERLSCKRVLVVLDDVEETNQFYKLVGGHNCFGPGSRIILTTRNKPLLDSLDVNEKHQYRVETMNQNESLQLFSLHAFRQNHPLEDYQQLSNEVIHYAEGLPLALVVLGSLLCNRKKVMWERELKNLRKIPNN from the exons ATGACCTATGGagttgcttcttctttttcttcttcctcccgtCAGTGGAAGTATGATGTCTTTTTGAGTTTTTGCGGTCAGGACACTCGCACCCACTTCATCGATTACCTCTTTAACTGGTTGCATCGGGATGGGATTCACACCTTCAGAGACGACAAAAAGCTAAACAGAGGAGAGAATATATCTTCAGAACTGATGGAAGCAATAGAAGGTTCTAGGATTGCAATTATCGTCTTCTCTAAGAATTATGCTTCTTCCACCTG GCATCAGCGCAACACTTATGAGAAGGCATTTAAGGAACACGAAGAGAGTTTcaagaatgagatggagaaggtgaACAGGTGGAGGGTTGCTCTCAAAGAAGCAGTGGATTTGTCAGGGTGGGATCAAGAAAAGATTGCAAATGG GCATGAGGCCGAGCTTATAAAAGAAATCGGTGAAGAAGTGTTGGCAATTGTGAAGCCCAAATACTTGGAAGTTGAAGAGCATCCAATTGCGTTAAAGTCCCACATTAACTGCATA GTAGTGTCTTTCTTGCTAATGTTAGAGAGGGCTCAAAACACAAAGGGTTTAACTTTCTTACAAGAACAGCTTCTCTCTGGTGTCTtgaagagaaatgaagagagaagaatttACCATGAGGACGAAGGCATCATTATTATCAAAGAACGTCTATCATGTAAAAGAGTTCTTGTTGTTCTTGACGATGTGGAAGAAACGAATCAATTCTATAAATTAGTGGGAGGGCATAATTGTTTTGGTCCGGGAAGTCGAATCATCCTAACAACTAGAAATAAACCTTTGCTAGATAGCCTGGATGTGAATGAAAAACATCAATATAGAGTGGAGACAATGAATCAAAATGAATCCCTTCAACTTTTCAGTCTCCATGCCTTTCGTCAAAATCATCCATTAGAAGATTATCAGCAGCTCTCAAATGAGGTAATACATTATGCTGAGGGCCTTCCATTAGCTCTTGTGGTTTTGGGTTCTCTTTTATGCAACAGAAAAAAAGTAATGTGGGAAAGGGAATTGAAGAATTTAAGAAAGATACCCAATAACTAG
- the LOC122645019 gene encoding probable aquaporin TIP3-2, with translation MERLKRDGIESNIYFSNCNFFIFVLAGECSVLAPGKLYRDSEITASGQVAVAVAHALALFVAVAVGFNISGGHVNPAVTFSAFVGGRITLIRAFFYWIAQLLGCIVASLLLRVCTNGMRPVGFSVAYGVSEVSALLLEIVMTFRLVYTVCATALDPKRGSLGTTAPLAIGLIVGANILAGGPFDGASMNPARAFGRSLVGWRWKNQWIYWVGPFIGAGIAGLIYEYLVIPTETPHTHQTLAPEDY, from the exons atGGAAAGATTGAAAAGAGATGGGATCGAATCCAACATCTATTTTTCCAAttgtaatttcttcattttcGTCTTGGCTGGGGAATGCTCGGTCCTTGCTCctg GTAAGCTCTACAGGGACTCAGAGATTACGGCCTCTGGTCAGGTAGCTGTGGCCGTGGCCCATGCGTTGGCTTTATTTGTGGCCGTAGCAGTTGGATTCAACATTTCAGGAGGACATGTTAACCCAGCTGTTACATTCAGTGCATTCGTGGGTGGTCGAATCACTTTGATCCGAGCTTTCTTTTACTGGATAGCTCAACTATTGGGTTGTATTGTGGCATCTCTCTTGCTCAGGGTCTGCACAAATGGCATG AGACCGGTTGGGTTTTCTGTGGCGTATGGGGTTAGCGAAGTGAGTGCACTTTTGCTGGAGATAGTGATGACATTTAGATTGGTCTACACAGTGTGTGCAACTGCTTTGGATCCAAAGAGAGGTAGCCTTGGGACAACCGCACCACTGGCTATAGGGCTTATCGTGGGTGCAAATATCCTTGCCGGAGGACCCTTTGATGGTGCATCGATGAACccagctcgagcttttgggcGGTCTCTGGTTGGGTGGAGATGGAAGAACCAGTGGATCTATTGGGTGGGACCTTTCATTGGGGCAGGAATTGCAGGTCTAATCTATGAGTACTTGGTAATTCCAACAGAAACGCCACATACTCACCAAACCTTGGCCCCAGAAGATTACTAG